One genomic window of Aquisalimonas sp. 2447 includes the following:
- the hpf gene encoding ribosome hibernation-promoting factor, HPF/YfiA family has product MQIDVTGHHIDLTDALRDYVQAKMDKLERHFDNVVDVHVILTVEKLVQKAEATMKLSGAKLYADASAQDMYAAIDGLVEKLDRQVKKHKEKVTDHRRNEGAQAKAAGEGDED; this is encoded by the coding sequence ATGCAGATAGACGTCACCGGGCACCACATCGATCTCACCGACGCCCTGCGGGATTACGTGCAAGCGAAGATGGACAAACTGGAACGCCATTTCGACAATGTCGTGGATGTCCACGTCATCCTGACCGTGGAGAAGCTCGTCCAGAAGGCCGAGGCCACCATGAAGCTCAGTGGCGCCAAGCTGTACGCTGACGCCAGCGCCCAGGACATGTACGCTGCCATTGACGGTCTGGTGGAGAAGCTCGACCGCCAGGTGAAGAAGCACAAGGAAAAGGTCACCGATCACCGCCGCAACGAAGGGGCTCAGGCCAAGGCGGCGGGTGAAGGCGACGAGGACTGA